The proteins below come from a single Fusobacterium nucleatum genomic window:
- the glsA gene encoding glutaminase A, translated as MEDLLKGLVEKNRKFTADGNVANYIPELDKADKNALGIYVTTLDGKEFFAGDYNTKFTIQSISKIISLMLAILDNGEEYVFSKVGMEPSGDPFNSIRKLETSSRKKPYNPMINAGAIAVASMIKGKDDREKFLRLLDFAKLITEDNTLDLNYKIYIGESDTGFRNYSMAYFLKGEGIIEGNVNEALTVYFKQCSIEGTAKTISTLGKFLANDGVLSNGERILTTRMAKIIKTLMVTCGMYDSSGEFAVRVGIPSKSGVGGGICSVVPGKMGIGVYGPSLDKKGNSLAGVHLLADLSEKLSLNIF; from the coding sequence ATGGAAGATTTATTAAAGGGATTAGTTGAAAAAAATAGAAAATTTACAGCAGATGGTAATGTAGCAAACTATATACCAGAACTTGATAAAGCTGATAAAAATGCCTTAGGAATTTATGTTACAACCTTAGATGGAAAAGAATTTTTTGCAGGAGATTATAATACAAAATTTACAATACAAAGTATCTCAAAAATAATTTCTTTAATGTTAGCAATACTAGACAATGGCGAAGAATATGTTTTTTCAAAAGTTGGAATGGAACCAAGTGGTGATCCATTTAATTCAATTAGAAAGCTTGAAACATCAAGTAGAAAAAAACCTTACAATCCTATGATAAATGCAGGAGCTATAGCAGTTGCTTCTATGATAAAAGGAAAAGATGATAGAGAAAAATTTTTAAGATTATTGGATTTTGCAAAATTAATAACAGAAGATAATACTTTAGACTTAAATTATAAAATTTATATTGGAGAATCAGATACTGGATTTAGAAATTATTCTATGGCATATTTTCTAAAAGGTGAAGGAATAATTGAAGGAAATGTAAATGAAGCACTTACAGTGTATTTCAAACAATGCTCAATAGAAGGAACTGCCAAAACTATATCTACTTTGGGAAAATTTTTAGCAAATGATGGTGTACTTTCAAATGGTGAAAGAATTTTGACTACAAGAATGGCAAAAATTATTAAAACATTGATGGTAACTTGTGGAATGTATGATAGTTCAGGTGAATTTGCTGTAAGAGTTGGTATCCCTTCAAAAAGTGGAGTAGGTGGAGGAATTTGTTCTGTTGTTCCTGGTAAAATGGGGATAGGTGTATATGGTCCTTCACTTGATAAAAAAGGAAACTCTCTTGCAGGCGTGCATTTGCTTGCAGATTTATCTGAAAAACTTTCTTTAAATATTTTTTAG
- a CDS encoding MBL fold metallo-hydrolase encodes MVYYIYHSAFVIELEKSILIFDFYKFPSNKKKEKEKFFNRFIKRTDKKVYVFSTHSHLDHFNKEILTWLEMNENIKYILSDDIKIYKHKNFYFTKEDNSFELDNLKINTFGSTDLGSSFYINTENKNIFHSGDLHFWHWEDDTPEEEKTMYDAYMVQLEKIKKMDRIDIAFVPVDPRLGVNTLEGVELFYKYLKPKIIIPMHFSDDYSQMKNFIESFKNINHVKVIEIKDNMEKILE; translated from the coding sequence ATGGTTTATTATATTTACCATAGTGCCTTTGTAATAGAATTGGAAAAAAGTATTTTAATATTTGATTTTTATAAATTTCCTAGTAATAAAAAGAAAGAAAAAGAGAAATTTTTTAACAGATTTATAAAAAGAACTGATAAAAAAGTTTATGTATTTTCAACACATAGCCATTTAGATCATTTTAATAAAGAGATTTTAACTTGGTTAGAAATGAATGAGAATATAAAATATATTTTAAGTGATGATATAAAGATATATAAACATAAAAATTTTTATTTTACAAAAGAAGATAATAGTTTTGAACTGGATAATTTAAAGATAAATACTTTTGGTTCAACTGATTTAGGCTCATCTTTTTATATAAATACAGAGAATAAGAATATATTTCATTCAGGAGATTTACATTTTTGGCATTGGGAAGATGATACACCAGAGGAAGAAAAAACTATGTATGATGCCTATATGGTGCAACTTGAAAAGATAAAAAAAATGGATAGAATTGATATAGCTTTTGTGCCAGTAGACCCAAGATTAGGAGTTAATACATTAGAGGGGGTAGAATTATTTTATAAATATCTAAAACCTAAAATAATCATTCCTATGCATTTTTCTGATGATTATAGTCAGATGAAAAATTTTATTGAAAGTTTTAAAAATATTAATCATGTTAAAGTTATAGAAATCAAAGATAATATGGAAAAAATATTGGAGTAA
- a CDS encoding GNAT family N-acetyltransferase, whose translation MNIVHNEGEGFFIYGENKEILARLEYKRNGNILDFEHTIVSDKLKGQGVAQKLLDEAVEYARKNTFKVHAVCSYVVKKFETGKYDDIKI comes from the coding sequence ATGAATATAGTTCACAATGAAGGAGAAGGATTTTTTATTTATGGTGAAAATAAAGAAATTTTAGCTAGACTTGAATACAAAAGAAATGGCAATATTTTAGACTTTGAACATACTATTGTATCAGATAAATTAAAAGGACAAGGGGTTGCTCAAAAACTTTTAGATGAAGCAGTTGAATATGCTAGAAAAAATACTTTTAAAGTACATGCTGTATGTTCTTATGTTGTAAAAAAATTTGAAACTGGTAAATACGATGATATAAAGATTTAA
- the rpsP gene encoding 30S ribosomal protein S16, translated as MLKLRLTRLGDKKRPSYRLVAMEALSKRDGGAIAYLGNYFPLEDSRVVLKEEEILKFLKNGAQPTRTVKSILVKAGVWAKFEESKKK; from the coding sequence ATGTTAAAATTAAGACTTACAAGATTAGGAGATAAAAAGAGACCTTCTTATAGATTAGTAGCTATGGAAGCATTATCTAAGAGAGATGGTGGAGCAATAGCTTACTTAGGTAACTATTTTCCATTGGAAGATTCAAGAGTGGTACTAAAAGAAGAAGAAATCTTAAAATTCTTAAAAAATGGAGCTCAACCTACAAGAACTGTAAAATCAATTTTAGTTAAAGCTGGGGTATGGGCTAAATTTGAAGAATCTAAAAAGAAATAA
- a CDS encoding urocanate hydratase → MNEGKGLYFRENPEILYEVKAQGGGLKDKETLRCKGWRQETILRMLEFNMENAEIPELLVIYGGNGKCARNWESYWAIVDSLKNLEDDETLVVQSGMPVAIFKTHKEAPVVVMATTNIMQATWERFYDLQDKNLTIFAQYTAAPWEYIGTQGVIEGTFETLSAIAMKKFNDNLSGKIYLTAGAGGMGANQTWAMKMHGGVCIVVDVNEKTMKKRIEKDYLDIIASSLEEAIRIAKENSKAKKPISIGVVGNAADMYEKILASDFRPDICSEMCPCHDPISYIPSGYTAEEADKLRIENREKYLHLARETMKRQLAAMVALKTDGVEVFEYGTSIRKECMDAGFPREEAMKIKGFVAEYIRPLFCEGRGPFRWTCLSRDPEDLKVSEDIALEICKGDKLVERWINLARKNLPIEGMPARICYMGFGERKRFGLAINQAIKDGRIKGTVAFSRDNLDSGSIVNPTFESENMPDGGDYISDWPYLNALLDCAAGCDLIAIQQNYSMGEAVHTGVTMIADGTEEADRRLAACLTTDSGIGVIRHAQAGYKAAKDVANGKGKFTTDSIKVPLWWQPAEKVTFGPKGKYR, encoded by the coding sequence ATGAATGAAGGAAAAGGATTATATTTTAGAGAAAATCCAGAAATTCTTTATGAGGTAAAAGCACAAGGTGGTGGTTTAAAAGACAAAGAAACTTTAAGATGTAAAGGTTGGCGTCAAGAAACTATCCTTAGAATGTTAGAATTTAATATGGAAAATGCTGAAATTCCAGAATTACTTGTTATTTATGGTGGAAATGGAAAATGTGCTAGAAACTGGGAATCATACTGGGCAATTGTAGATTCTTTAAAAAATCTTGAAGATGATGAAACTCTTGTTGTCCAATCAGGAATGCCAGTAGCAATTTTTAAGACACATAAAGAAGCACCTGTTGTTGTTATGGCAACTACAAATATAATGCAAGCAACTTGGGAAAGATTCTATGACTTACAAGATAAAAACCTTACTATATTTGCTCAATACACAGCTGCTCCTTGGGAATATATTGGAACTCAAGGTGTTATAGAAGGAACATTTGAAACACTTTCTGCAATAGCAATGAAAAAATTTAATGATAATTTAAGTGGAAAAATATATTTAACTGCTGGTGCAGGAGGAATGGGAGCAAATCAAACTTGGGCTATGAAAATGCATGGTGGAGTTTGCATAGTCGTGGATGTCAATGAAAAAACAATGAAAAAAAGAATAGAAAAAGATTATCTTGACATAATTGCCTCATCTTTAGAAGAAGCAATTAGAATAGCAAAAGAAAATTCAAAAGCTAAGAAGCCTATCTCAATTGGAGTAGTTGGAAATGCTGCTGATATGTATGAAAAAATTTTAGCCAGCGATTTTAGACCTGACATTTGTTCAGAAATGTGCCCATGCCATGATCCTATTTCTTATATCCCTTCAGGTTATACAGCAGAAGAAGCTGACAAGTTAAGAATAGAAAATAGAGAAAAATATTTACACCTTGCCAGAGAAACTATGAAAAGACAACTTGCAGCTATGGTTGCATTAAAAACTGATGGAGTTGAAGTTTTTGAATATGGAACTTCAATCAGAAAAGAATGTATGGATGCTGGTTTCCCTAGAGAAGAAGCCATGAAAATTAAAGGATTTGTTGCTGAATATATAAGACCTTTATTCTGTGAAGGAAGAGGACCATTTAGATGGACTTGCTTATCAAGAGATCCTGAAGATTTAAAAGTTTCTGAAGATATAGCTCTAGAAATCTGTAAAGGTGATAAACTTGTTGAAAGATGGATAAATTTAGCTAGAAAAAATTTACCTATTGAAGGAATGCCAGCAAGAATTTGTTATATGGGATTTGGTGAGAGAAAAAGATTTGGTCTTGCTATAAACCAAGCCATAAAGGATGGAAGAATAAAAGGTACTGTTGCATTCTCAAGAGATAACCTTGATTCTGGTTCTATTGTAAATCCTACATTTGAATCTGAAAACATGCCTGATGGTGGAGATTACATCTCAGATTGGCCTTACTTAAATGCTCTATTAGATTGTGCTGCTGGCTGTGATTTAATAGCAATTCAACAAAACTATTCAATGGGTGAAGCAGTTCATACAGGTGTTACAATGATAGCTGATGGAACTGAAGAAGCTGATAGAAGACTTGCTGCTTGCTTGACAACAGATTCTGGAATAGGAGTTATCCGTCATGCACAAGCTGGATATAAGGCTGCTAAAGATGTTGCAAATGGTAAAGGAAAATTTACAACAGATTCTATCAAAGTCCCTTTGTGGTGGCAACCTGCTGAAAAAGTTACTTTTGGTCCAAAAGGAAAATATAGATAA
- the ylxM gene encoding YlxM family DNA-binding protein: protein MILDEFVEIANLLEIYSSLLSEKQKEYLEDHFENDLSLSEIAKNNNVSRQAIYDNIKRGVALLYDYESKLRFYQMKKNIRKELINLKENYTKEKLEQVIENLL from the coding sequence ATGATTTTAGATGAATTTGTAGAAATTGCTAATCTTTTGGAAATTTATTCTTCTCTTTTGAGTGAGAAGCAAAAAGAATATTTAGAAGATCATTTTGAAAATGATTTATCTCTTTCTGAAATTGCTAAAAATAATAATGTCAGTAGGCAAGCAATTTATGATAATATTAAAAGAGGAGTGGCTCTTTTATATGACTATGAAAGTAAATTAAGATTTTATCAAATGAAGAAAAATATAAGGAAAGAATTAATAAATTTGAAAGAAAATTACACAAAGGAAAAGTTAGAACAAGTTATAGAGAACTTACTTTAA
- a CDS encoding alanine/glycine:cation symporter family protein yields the protein MDFLNYIIGQINTVLWSYVLIALLLLSGLFYTLRTGFAQGRLLGDMVALITGRLSSLRDGEKKIAGQVTGFQAFCIAVASHVGTGNLAGVAIAVSIGGPGALFWMWIIALLGAATSMIENTLAQTYKVKDGKGGFRGGPSYYMEKALGQKTLGYIFSVIVILTFAFIFNTVQANTIAKAFETSFASFGMNSYIAAIILAALTALVIFGGLHRIANVVSLMVPVMAIAYVVVAIIVLALNITHIPRLFLSIIEAAFGVKQAVGGAIGVALLQGIKRGLYSNEAGMGSAPNAAATSNVSHPVKQGLLQAFGVFVDTILICSATGFIVLLYPEYNAGTDTGIQLTQFALSYSVGSWGAHFITLCIFLFAFSSLIGNYYYGEANLEFLTKSKSSMFIFRVLTVVFVFLGSIASLGLVWDMADVFMGVMALMNIIVIAILSPKAVAIIKDYIKQRKEGKNPVFRAKDIPGLENTECWDD from the coding sequence ATGGATTTTTTAAATTATATAATTGGACAAATCAACACGGTTTTATGGTCTTATGTTCTTATTGCACTTTTACTGCTATCAGGGTTATTTTATACTTTAAGAACAGGTTTTGCACAAGGAAGATTATTAGGTGATATGGTTGCATTAATCACTGGTAGACTTTCTTCACTTAGAGATGGTGAAAAGAAAATTGCTGGACAAGTAACTGGTTTCCAAGCATTCTGTATAGCTGTTGCTTCTCATGTTGGAACAGGTAACCTTGCAGGAGTTGCAATAGCTGTTTCAATTGGTGGTCCTGGAGCATTATTCTGGATGTGGATAATAGCTCTTTTGGGTGCTGCAACAAGTATGATTGAAAATACTCTAGCTCAAACTTATAAAGTAAAAGATGGTAAAGGTGGATTTAGAGGTGGTCCTTCTTACTATATGGAAAAAGCCCTTGGTCAAAAAACACTTGGTTATATTTTCTCAGTTATAGTTATACTGACATTTGCTTTTATATTTAATACAGTTCAAGCAAATACAATAGCTAAAGCATTTGAAACTTCATTTGCTTCATTTGGAATGAACTCATATATAGCAGCCATAATTTTAGCTGCTCTTACTGCTTTGGTAATATTTGGTGGATTACATAGAATAGCTAATGTTGTATCTCTAATGGTTCCAGTAATGGCAATTGCATATGTTGTTGTTGCTATAATTGTTTTAGCACTTAATATCACTCATATTCCTAGACTATTTTTGAGTATTATTGAAGCTGCTTTTGGTGTAAAACAAGCAGTTGGTGGAGCAATAGGTGTTGCTCTGCTTCAAGGTATCAAGAGAGGATTATATTCCAATGAAGCTGGTATGGGTAGTGCTCCAAATGCAGCTGCAACTTCAAATGTTTCTCACCCAGTAAAACAAGGTTTATTACAAGCATTTGGTGTATTTGTAGATACTATATTAATTTGTAGTGCAACTGGATTTATTGTTTTATTATATCCTGAATATAATGCAGGAACAGATACTGGAATACAATTAACTCAATTTGCTCTTTCTTATTCAGTTGGTAGTTGGGGAGCACATTTTATAACTCTTTGTATTTTCTTATTTGCATTCAGTTCTTTAATAGGAAACTACTACTACGGTGAAGCAAACTTAGAATTTTTAACTAAGAGTAAATCTTCTATGTTTATATTTAGAGTTTTGACAGTTGTATTTGTATTTTTAGGTTCTATTGCAAGTTTAGGGCTTGTTTGGGATATGGCCGATGTGTTTATGGGAGTTATGGCCTTAATGAATATCATAGTTATAGCTATACTTTCTCCAAAAGCTGTAGCTATTATTAAAGATTATATTAAGCAAAGAAAAGAAGGTAAAAATCCTGTATTTAGAGCAAAAGATATTCCTGGATTGGAAAATACAGAATGTTGGGATGATTAA
- a CDS encoding AAA family ATPase, with the protein MTKIICKLFGYPKIYEDKKEIFLPSGKLTAFFYYLLLKKVVSRDEIAGMFWASSNEQKAKISLRNALHKIRRSFKEDVILSPNKSILTLNKDLDIDIDVEKFQRDPLNNFSLYNGNFLKGFYVKEAIDFDYWVLEINTFYKELFIKTAEKKIEEDFLQNRLENLETAITSLLAADNFNDKAYLYLMKFYKEKGRYDKIINEYKNIQKLMEEELGVDPPDEIKNAYKDALKFIGKNKENNIKKNKIEIYCRDFELDNIQRNLDNFIKGISNKSILITGESGIGKTILKKEILNRNNEKFKIFETACFNMEKDFSYLPWMNIIRDMENELLKFNLKKPHLWDNILKNLFFDGANNIQPSIEILENKENFNVDLIYNSIYSALDILSKGKKIIIVFEDIQWADQLSIKLLINLILHIHSNVLFILTKANNIDIGTDRLFLTLKDLNKILLIDLKPFSKRDIALIIKKNFSQKNITDEEIDEIFEKSKGNAFFLKEYIELFKKNKKNNEITSKLYNVLQEKFLNLTENETNILKIISVFYGEVNLDTLLKLINLKAFEALKFLNLLIEKNILEEKKKDNEVVITFTYSAYKDYIFNEMNDSSKQIINMEIAKTLEEELSNLNNIATYNKLKYHYQKANEDIKTLKYDVYILNYYLNFNHEIFPNLDDYDLSKQVKLFIGNDKANKWMNEIEKELMLVKKSKMNSLDIQEIKKIELIFMYCKGRYLIREGSYTNGIKLMNRVISVARDLKEEKIEISAHKQMSIYAIQINNPQIMLKHIIEGIKITRIEKSVDIGVFYRLYGVYYLIKDEFKTAESLFKKSIELFLEFERIGDKNSISIAANYNYIGEIRNSEGNFKKAMEFFNKAINLCENYEVSCLSTFYINAGKTSYLMGNFQDMRKFFLLAEKIIKNFDSYWKNSVLNAFLALDAFLENDNLKAIHYLKSAMSEGKIINNPRDIGMVYFVEAIIIYSIETKNLKKYENIKKILEENSNFYYYKAIKYLDSTRDKAEIEYLKNFLNINKI; encoded by the coding sequence ATGACTAAAATTATTTGTAAACTATTTGGATATCCTAAAATATATGAAGATAAAAAAGAAATTTTCTTACCTTCTGGAAAATTAACAGCATTCTTTTACTATCTATTACTTAAAAAAGTTGTTAGCAGAGATGAAATTGCTGGAATGTTCTGGGCTTCTTCCAATGAACAAAAGGCTAAAATTAGTTTAAGAAATGCTCTTCATAAAATTAGAAGAAGTTTCAAAGAAGATGTTATTTTATCTCCTAATAAGTCTATTCTAACCTTAAATAAAGACTTAGATATAGATATTGATGTTGAAAAATTTCAAAGGGATCCTTTAAATAATTTTTCTTTGTATAATGGAAATTTCTTAAAGGGTTTCTATGTTAAAGAAGCCATAGACTTTGATTATTGGGTATTAGAAATAAATACTTTTTATAAAGAGTTATTTATAAAAACTGCTGAAAAAAAGATAGAAGAAGATTTTTTACAAAACAGATTGGAAAATTTAGAAACTGCTATTACTTCTCTTCTTGCAGCTGATAATTTCAATGATAAAGCTTATCTATATTTAATGAAATTCTATAAAGAAAAAGGAAGATATGATAAAATTATTAATGAGTATAAGAATATACAAAAACTTATGGAAGAAGAGCTTGGAGTAGACCCTCCTGATGAAATTAAAAATGCATACAAAGATGCACTAAAATTTATTGGAAAAAATAAAGAAAACAATATTAAAAAAAATAAAATAGAAATTTATTGTAGAGATTTTGAATTAGATAATATTCAAAGAAATTTAGATAATTTTATAAAAGGAATCTCCAATAAATCAATTCTTATAACTGGAGAATCTGGAATTGGAAAAACTATTCTAAAAAAAGAAATCTTAAATAGAAATAATGAGAAATTTAAAATTTTTGAAACTGCTTGTTTTAATATGGAAAAAGATTTTTCATATTTACCTTGGATGAATATTATAAGAGATATGGAAAATGAACTTTTAAAATTCAACTTAAAAAAACCACATTTATGGGATAATATTTTAAAAAATTTATTTTTTGATGGTGCAAATAATATTCAACCTTCTATTGAAATTCTTGAAAATAAAGAAAATTTTAATGTTGATTTAATTTATAATTCAATTTATAGTGCCTTAGATATATTAAGTAAAGGGAAAAAAATTATAATAGTCTTTGAAGATATTCAATGGGCTGATCAATTGAGTATAAAACTATTAATAAATTTAATTTTGCATATACATTCAAATGTATTATTTATTTTAACGAAAGCCAATAATATAGATATAGGTACAGATAGATTATTTCTAACTTTAAAAGATTTAAATAAAATACTTCTAATAGATTTAAAACCCTTTTCTAAAAGGGATATTGCTCTTATTATCAAAAAAAATTTTTCACAAAAAAATATTACTGATGAGGAAATAGATGAAATTTTTGAAAAATCAAAAGGAAATGCATTCTTTTTAAAAGAATATATTGAACTTTTTAAAAAGAATAAGAAAAATAATGAAATTACTTCTAAGTTATACAATGTCTTACAAGAAAAGTTTTTAAATTTAACTGAAAATGAGACAAATATACTTAAAATAATTTCTGTTTTCTATGGAGAAGTTAATTTAGATACCTTATTAAAACTTATAAATTTGAAAGCATTTGAAGCTTTAAAATTTTTAAACTTATTAATAGAAAAAAATATACTTGAAGAAAAGAAAAAAGATAATGAAGTAGTCATAACATTTACATATTCTGCTTATAAAGATTATATTTTTAATGAAATGAATGATTCATCTAAGCAAATTATTAATATGGAAATTGCAAAAACTTTAGAAGAAGAACTTTCAAATTTAAATAATATTGCAACATATAATAAACTTAAATATCATTATCAAAAAGCTAATGAAGATATCAAAACCTTAAAGTATGATGTGTACATTTTAAACTATTATTTAAATTTTAATCATGAAATTTTTCCAAATTTAGATGATTATGATTTAAGTAAACAAGTGAAATTATTTATAGGGAATGATAAAGCTAATAAATGGATGAATGAAATTGAAAAAGAACTTATGTTAGTTAAGAAATCTAAGATGAATTCTTTAGATATACAAGAAATTAAAAAAATTGAATTAATTTTTATGTATTGTAAAGGTAGATATCTAATAAGAGAAGGAAGCTATACTAATGGTATAAAATTGATGAATAGGGTTATCAGTGTTGCTAGAGATTTGAAAGAAGAAAAAATAGAAATTTCTGCTCATAAACAAATGTCAATTTATGCAATACAAATCAATAATCCTCAAATTATGTTAAAACATATAATTGAAGGAATAAAAATAACGAGAATAGAAAAAAGTGTTGATATTGGAGTTTTTTATAGACTCTATGGAGTTTATTACCTTATAAAAGATGAGTTTAAAACAGCTGAGTCACTATTTAAAAAATCCATTGAATTATTTTTAGAATTTGAAAGAATTGGAGATAAAAATTCTATAAGTATAGCGGCTAATTATAATTATATTGGTGAAATAAGAAACTCAGAAGGAAACTTTAAAAAAGCAATGGAATTTTTTAACAAAGCTATAAATCTTTGTGAAAATTACGAGGTTTCTTGCCTTTCCACTTTTTATATAAATGCAGGTAAAACAAGTTATTTAATGGGTAATTTTCAAGATATGAGAAAATTTTTCTTACTTGCTGAAAAAATAATTAAAAATTTTGATTCATATTGGAAAAATTCTGTTTTAAATGCATTCCTAGCCTTAGATGCTTTTTTAGAGAATGATAACTTAAAAGCTATACATTATTTAAAAAGTGCAATGTCGGAAGGAAAAATAATAAATAACCCAAGAGATATTGGTATGGTTTATTTTGTTGAAGCTATTATTATATATTCTATTGAAACTAAAAATTTAAAAAAATATGAAAATATTAAAAAAATTTTAGAAGAAAATTCAAATTTTTATTATTATAAGGCTATAAAATATTTAGATTCTACAAGAGATAAGGCTGAAATAGAGTATTTAAAAAATTTTTTAAATATAAATAAAATCTAA
- the ffh gene encoding signal recognition particle protein, with translation MLENLGNRFQDIFKKIRGHGRLSESNIKDALREVKMSLLEADVNYKVVKDFTNKISEKAIGTEVIRGVNPAQQFIKLVNDELIELLGGTSSKLTKGLRNPTIIMLAGLQGAGKTTFAAKLAKFLKKQNEKLLLVGVDVYRPAAIKQLQVLGQQIGVDVYSEENSKDVVGIATRAVEKAKEINATYMIVDTAGRLHIDETLMEELKELKRAIKPQEILLVVDAMIGQDAVNLAESFNNALSVDGVILTKLDGDTRGGAALSIKAVVGKPIKFIGVGEKLNDIEIFHPDRLVSRILGMGDVVSLVEKAQEVIDENEAKSLEEKIKSQKFDLNDFLKQLQTIKKLGSLGGILKLIPGMPKIDDLAPAEKEMKKVEAIIQSMTKEERKKPDILKANRKIRIAKGSGTDVSDVNKLLKQFEQMKSMMKMLSSGKMPNMGAIGKGGKFPF, from the coding sequence ATGTTAGAAAATTTAGGAAATAGATTTCAGGATATTTTTAAGAAAATAAGAGGACATGGAAGACTTAGTGAGTCTAATATAAAAGATGCTCTTAGAGAAGTGAAAATGTCACTTTTAGAAGCTGATGTAAACTACAAGGTAGTTAAAGACTTTACTAATAAAATCAGTGAAAAGGCGATAGGAACAGAAGTTATTAGAGGAGTTAATCCAGCACAGCAATTTATAAAACTGGTAAATGATGAACTTATTGAATTATTAGGAGGAACTAGTTCAAAATTAACAAAAGGACTTAGAAATCCGACAATAATAATGTTAGCAGGTTTACAAGGAGCAGGAAAAACAACTTTTGCTGCAAAACTTGCTAAGTTTTTAAAAAAGCAAAATGAAAAGTTATTATTAGTAGGAGTGGATGTATATAGACCTGCTGCTATAAAACAATTACAAGTTTTAGGACAACAAATAGGAGTAGATGTCTATTCAGAGGAAAATAGTAAGGATGTTGTTGGAATTGCAACAAGAGCAGTAGAAAAAGCGAAAGAAATCAATGCAACTTATATGATAGTTGATACAGCGGGTAGACTACACATAGATGAAACTCTTATGGAAGAATTAAAAGAATTGAAAAGAGCAATTAAGCCACAAGAAATTTTACTTGTTGTAGATGCTATGATAGGACAGGATGCAGTTAATTTAGCAGAATCTTTTAATAATGCTTTAAGTGTAGATGGTGTTATTCTAACTAAGCTAGATGGAGATACTCGTGGAGGAGCAGCCCTATCTATAAAGGCTGTTGTAGGAAAACCAATAAAATTTATTGGAGTTGGAGAAAAACTTAATGATATTGAAATTTTTCACCCAGATAGATTAGTGTCAAGAATATTAGGAATGGGTGATGTTGTTTCACTTGTTGAAAAAGCACAAGAAGTGATAGATGAAAATGAAGCAAAATCTTTGGAAGAAAAAATAAAATCTCAAAAATTTGATTTAAATGACTTTTTAAAACAGTTACAAACAATAAAAAAATTAGGTTCACTTGGTGGAATATTAAAATTGATACCAGGTATGCCAAAGATAGATGATTTAGCTCCGGCTGAAAAAGAAATGAAAAAAGTTGAAGCAATAATTCAATCTATGACAAAAGAAGAGAGAAAAAAACCTGATATTTTAAAAGCAAATAGAAAAATAAGAATTGCAAAAGGTAGTGGAACAGATGTTTCAGATGTAAACAAACTACTTAAACAATTTGAGCAAATGAAGTCTATGATGAAAATGTTAAGTTCAGGTAAGATGCCTAATATGGGAGCTATAGGAAAGGGAGGAAAATTTCCATTTTAA